The Leishmania panamensis strain MHOM/PA/94/PSC-1 chromosome 32 sequence genome window below encodes:
- a CDS encoding hypothetical protein (TriTrypDB/GeneDB-style sysID: LpmP.32.0160) has translation MNAVGCDIASLLGVLSNSEEAVTCPLASFAREIRSLVASKQAEDLGNLLAQRSAELVKEEERLNASKEMISVTHDKLRAEITRVEAQMRTQERRLQEVSQQKKLCKVALNLYLAGDVPRLVDADVMVMSSASPSSPDMKRSTEEGGEEHPNRVAPAPAPMRNSPSSRSPKPVQVVENDNGGSPKNGTPMSSSRSGPAALTSDGLLALLRLPDVKENVLLSAIEGYTQQHLGKNSSWMATQSYPDILAVMMAVLSHLSEPRPPVQLAELRLLGYALQSSSPPCHSGSSHNLFTMLDTLVRDGRAVPILTNLLNSVNDDVKCEVLELLAPLVCETHALINAVASSTLSTFARKQFLAANGLEPLVNIVVVSTSEAVLERALIFLWGLLTKDEKVERGASGEASIRSQVRELGGLRAVLDLLYTDSLPILENVSMVIGYITREDASKKEVRDIGGLEKITATLRHPSDSIKTKMAGAVWNCASNADNRKHLRELGAIPALLELLRSPRSTTMDKSTYEFVRENAGGALWNLSVEAENKTQIIEYGGVPLLVEVMSSSNSVAVVENASGTLWNCSATAEARPIIRKAGGIPLLFSLLNHRKPMESSRTVAVKSTMPLSEKIIDNVAGTLRNCAINDQNKPVIRECGGVELLVAKVREAYLSSSKRDSADKASSPISPSTVDKLVSTLWILTTSPEIKHTVRYTGGIEAFASILEKSSPSIAGGGKEAGKNVSLLAPLRMPSGIGRLSVEVFQAAYSASAIGNLQFATPSAMVPMNVKEKLAGVLRNCSTVVENRPAMMQANCTRCLVAVVLDCYASATVFQANGTSHKNSRFQEPSTQLKETVASALWHLSRDDKDTLRVQGGLELMCMLLLSPQQPFVVLEQAAGALSSLTVNNNENRDAIRTHGGLSALIQLVAEYSQGNVGNRAGKSDASSYTYAVLNALLTIRNCTVSSDENSRVCYEAITDKKCAFGSALLHMIEHGPEDCAKEAALTAKNMCCIPAAASYFVQNNGVALVTSLSERASSDSVRRAAASLLQVLSKAAKK, from the coding sequence ATGAACGCGGTGGGGTGTGACATAGCTTCGCTGCTGGGGGTTCTCAGTAACTCAGAGGAAGCAGTCACATGCCCGCTGGCTAGCTTTGCCCGCGAGATTCGCTCGCTGGTGGCAAGTAAGCAGGCAGAGGACCTTGGTAACCTTCTCGCCCAGCGCTCAGCAGAGCTCgtaaaggaggaggaaaggctgAATGCGTCAAAGGAAATGATCTCCGTCACGCATGACAAGTTGCGTGCGGAGATAACTCGGGTTGAGGCACAAATGCGGACGCAGGAGCGCCGCCTACAGGAGGTGTCGCAGCAGAAGAAGTTGTGCAAAGTTGCCCTAAACCTCTACTTGGCAGGCGACGTGCCGAGACTCGTAGATGCGGATGTCATGGTCATGTCCTCTGCATCACCAAGCTCGCCTGATATGAAGCGCAGCAccgaggaagggggtgaggagcATCCCAACAGggtggcaccggcgccggcaCCCATGCGGAACTCCCCCAGCTCCCGTTCGCCTAAGCCAGTGCAGGTTGTTGAGAATGACAACGGAGGATCGCCAAAGAACGGGACACCAATGTCCTCATCTCGCTCCGGCCCTGCAGCGCTCACGTCGGATGGTCTTCTCGCACTGCTTCGCCTGCCAGACGTCAAGGAAAACGTGCTGCTGAGTGCAATCGAGGGctacacgcagcagcacctcgggAAAAATAGCAGTTGGATGGCGACACAGAGCTATCCTGACATTCTGGCCGTGAtgatggcggtgctgagCCACCTCAGCGAACCACGGCCACCAGTGCAGCTCGCGGAGCTGCGTTTGCTTGGTTATGCTCTGCAatcttcctcccctccatGCCACTCTGGAAGCAGTCACAATCTCTTCACGATGCTAGATACCCTCGTTCGCGATGGCCGCGCTGTGCCTATCCTAACGAACCTGCTGAACAGCGTGAACGACGACGTGAAGTGCGAGGTGCTGGAGCTCCTGGCACCGCTCGTGTGTGAGACGCATGCTCTCATCAACGCTGTTGCCTCTAGCACGCTGAGCACCTTTGCACGGAAACAGTTTCTTGCCGCGAACGGGCTGGAGCCGCTGGTGAACATTGTCGTCGTGAGCACTTCTGAGGCAGTGCTGGAGCGCGCACTGATCTTTCTGTGGGGGCTCCTCACAAAGGATGAGAAAGTGGAGCGCGGAGCCAGTGGGGAGGCGTCGATTCGGTCGCAGGTGCGAGAGCTGGGTGGACTGCGAGCGGTACTTGACCTTCTGTACACGGACTCCCTCCCTATATTAGAAAACGTCTCGATGGTGATCGGCTACATCACACGAGAGGACGCCTCCAAAAAAGAAGTACGCGATATTGGGGGACTGGAGAAAATCACGGCGACACTGCGCCACCCGTCCGACTCGATCAAGACAAAGATGGCCGGGGCGGTGTGGAACTGCGCGTCGAACGCCGACAACCGCAAACACCTGCGTGAGCTCGGCGCCATCCCGGCGCTTCTGGAGTTGCTTCGCAGCCCAAGGTCAACCACCATGGATAAAAGCACGTACGAGTTTGTGCGAGAGAACGCAGGGGGCGCGCTTTGGAACCTTAGCGTTGAGGCGGAGAACAAGACGCAGATTATTGAGTATGGCGGGGTGCCATTgctggtggaggtgatgTCTTCGTCGAAcagcgtggcggtggtggaaaACGCATCTGGTACCCTGTGGAACTGCTCCGCGACGGCAGAGGCCCGTCCCATCATCCGCAAGGCTGGTGGCATACCcttgctcttttctcttctcaaTCACCGCAAGCCAATGGAGTCGTCGCGAACCGTCGCGGTCAAGTCGACGATGCCTCTCAGCGAGAAGATAATTGACAATGTCGCTGGCACACTGCGCAACTGCGCCATTAACGACCAGAACAAGCCCGTCATTCGTGAGTGCGGCGGCGTTGAGCTCCTTGTGGCGAAGGTGAGGGAGGCCTATCTTAGCTCCAGCAAGAGGGACAGTGCCGACAAGGCATCGTCGCCAATCTCTCCCTCGACAGTCGACAAGCTAGTCTCCACGCTGTGGATTCTGACAACATCCCCGGAGATCAAACACACGGTTCGGTACACTGGAGGCATCGAGGCGTTCGCGAGCATTCTCGAGAAGTCGTCGCCCAGCATCGCCGGCGGAGGCAAGGAAGCCGGGAAGAACGTGAGTCTGTTGGCACCGCTCCGCATGCCGTCTGGCATAGGTAGGTTGAGTGTTGAGGTGTTCCAGGCGGCCTACAGCGCGTCAGCTATCGGAAATCTGCAGTTTGCAACGCCGTCTGCGATGGTCCCGATGAATGTGAAGGAAAAGCTTGCAGGCGTATTGCGTaactgcagcaccgtcgtggAGAACAGGCCAGCCATGATGCAGGCGAATTGTACCCGGTGCCTGGTGGCTGTCGTACTGGACTGCTACGCGTCCGCGACGGTGTTCCAGGCAAACGGTACTTCCCACAAGAACAGCCGCTTCCAGGAGCCGTCGacgcagctgaaggagacCGTGGCGTCTGCGCTGTGGCACCTTTCTCGAGATGACAAGGATACACTACGGGTTCAGGGTGGGCTGGAACTCATGTGCATGCTTCTTCTGTCCCCGCAGCAGCCCTTTGTAGTGCTCGAGCAGGCAGCCGGCGCCCTCTCGTCGCTCACAGTGAACAATAACGAGAACCGTGATGCCATCCGCACCCACGGAGGCCTCTCCGCCCTCATTCAGCTCGTAGCCGAGTATTCGCAAGGCAACGTGGGCAACCGGGCTGGGAAGTCGGATGCATCGTCCTACACTTACGCGGTTCTCAATGCCTTACTTACGATTCGCAACtgcaccgtcagcagcgacgaaaACTCGCGCGTGTGCTACGAGGCAATTACTGACAAGAAGTGTGCCTTCGGGTCTGCGCTACTGCACATGATAGAGCACGGGCCAGAGGACTGCGCAAAGGAGGCGGCCCTGACGGCGAAGAACATGTGCTGCATACCGGCCGCTGCCAGCTACTTTGTGCAGAACAACGGCGTTGCGCTTGTGACATCACTGTCGGAGCGGGCATCGTCTGATTCGGTTCGCCGTGCCGCTGCATCGTTACTGCAAGTCCTTTCGAAGGCGGCCAAGAAGTGA
- a CDS encoding hypothetical protein (TriTrypDB/GeneDB-style sysID: LpmP.32.0170) — protein MVRRSEAAKGDKKGRRKGNRLARGRIDDGERQQSGKLMLNNPLIPPELDEDIDDDLAFNSEDERLYGDFFSEQASTKLKLSKKKSSARPSRDSALHDDDDDAFLEDGLAVVGESERSRATKRKNSRDAAVEADYGLDNYHEDGLHSDDDEDYIDLSDMLDMSMKAEKKKKQASAKKATRVTETGSKVAKKHRARQLADEPESVFGLAAASASGGAASYTGAMQCIMRQREPSTDGAVEVVKERIKRSHQSKHSLITVDADDLAKDRLTRKEVRAIVDEGMERYKPVLKELDSAKHIQFPMRLPHSTPVASSVGGIVAAADAQFRSDRTVRPAHSNSSAYRLGSKMDALLSKAGLSRRQVSDGADSSNCIGSYVPFNDGDVDVAQRHGVENGEAPTTGYVAKLKAMLAYENSRRKRLNRIKSKTYRRILRKEKEREKERRQKAFELLHPELARQRLAKRLFKTRVEERVTQKHKNTSAWVRHAKRFAQFDGETKDAIDDQHATHQRLMQKMEQDAGEENYERYVAVDNESGASSDDERAVDALIEKVGASGGASLSRQDVESILWSAVDAVEDGEDAAAEWKVDPISKARAELREMKFMKDAREREAKDYENELEALRRAIEVHQREELTGGEAKAEEAGDSGVARRPSSSSALPSAVGGRIVFKKGKKSGAVEEVRLRRQDGICIEANGDDAEPSSHNSEDADLDAIVAVSSAEGGGKISSVVASDPIGHLKAHTPQTEKTNKSAPSAQRTPEFAGARKDAQLERGLLKKKATSTRVTILPRRRARPDDTTATEKVTVAAGTLEDSTSVPEEELRLNQEYLISRAFAHDDVDEDFVKEKESQVETIMRPEDTNQSLPGWGEWGGEDPELNKRHQEAVLHQMTQRQIEKSFLLKSRADAALEHVIINHDGVELVPNRMTLHMVPRPFSNPQEFVRSMRQPMGPEWTSALSFKEGVQPRVEVRQGQSLLPLDLSLRKPLTKTKRRKTEAGSTRIA, from the coding sequence ATGGTGCGCCGTAGCGAGGCGGCGAAGGGAGACAAGAAGGGCCGCCGCAAGGGCAACAGGCTCGCGCGTGGCCGCATTGATGAtggggagaggcagcagtCTGGGAAGCTAATGTTGAACAACCCACTCATCCCCCCCGAGCTAGACGAGGACATTGACGACGATCTTGCCTTCAACAGCGAGGACGAACGTTTGTATGGCGACTTCTTTTCCGAACAAGCGTCCACAAAGCTGAAGTTATCCAAGAAGAAGTCGTCGGCACGCCCGTCGCGCGATTCCGCCCTACATgatgatgacgatgacgcgTTCCTAGAGGACGGCCTCGCCGTGGTGGGCGAGTCTGAGAGAAGTAGGGcgacaaagaggaaaaacagccgcgacgcggcggtggaggctgATTATGGTCTCGACAATTACCACGAAGATGGTCTACacagcgatgacgatgaaGACTACATTGACCTTAGCGACATGCTCGACATGAGCatgaaggcagagaagaagaaaaagcagGCAAGCGCGAAAAAGGCAACACGAGTGACGGAGACTGGCAGCAAGGTGGCCAAGAAGCATCGAGCGAGGCAACTGGCAGACGAGCCAGAGTCCGTGTTCGGTCTGGCGGCTGCCTCGGCCAGCGGCGGGGCGGCTTCCTACACGGGCGCGATGCAGTGCATAATGCGACAGAGAGAGCCGTCCACGGACGGCGCCGTAGAGGTAGTGAAAGAGCGCATCAAGAGGTCGCACCAGAGCAAGCACAGCCTCATTACCGTGGACGCCGACGACCTGGCGAAGGACCGTCTCACCCGAAAAGAGGTGCGCGCTATTGTAGATGAGGGGATGGAGCGCTACAAGCCGGTTCTAAAGGAGCTTGACTCCGCCAAGCACATCCAGTTTCCCATGCGCCTCCCACACAGCACCCCTGTCGCTTCGTCTGTCGGCGGCATcgtggctgccgctgacgcgcaGTTCCGCTCCGACCGGACCGTCAGGCCGGCCCACTCCAATTCCTCCGCGTATCGCCTCGGCAGCAAgatggatgcgctgctgtccAAGGCGGGTCTCTCACGTCGCCAAGTCAGCGATGGGGCCGACTCGTCTAACTGCATCGGTAGCTACGTGCCGTTTAATGACGGCGATGTTgatgtggcgcagcgccacggtGTGGAGAACGGCGAGGCACCAACCACTGGGTACGTGGCAAAGCTGAAGGCAATGCTGGCATACGAGAACAGCCGCCGCAAGCGTCTTAACAGGATCAAGAGTAAGACCTACCGGCGTATTCTAcgcaaggagaaggagcgcgagaaggagcgccgGCAAAAGGCGTTTGAGTTGCTGCACCCAGAGCTGGCTCGCCAGCGACTGGCGAAGCGTCTGTTCAAGACCCGCGTAGAGGAGCGTGTCACGCAGAAACACAAAAATACGAGTGCGTGGGTGAGACACGCAAAGCGGTTTGCTCAGTTTGACGGAGAGACAAAGGACGCCATCGACGATCAGCACGCGACGCATCAGCGGCTCATGCAGAAGATGGAACAGGACGCCGGGGAGGAAAACTACGAGCGGTACGTGGCCGTCGACAACGAGAGTGGGGCCTCGAGCGACGATGAGCGCGCCGTGGACGCGCTCATCGAGAAAGTCGGTGCGTCTGGCGGGGCTTCGCTGAGCCGGCAAGACGTCGAGAGCATCTTGTGGAGCGCTGTCGACGCAGtcgaggacggcgaggacgctgcggcggagtGGAAGGTAGATCCCATATCCAAGGCCCGCGCGGAGCTGCGTGAAATGAAGTTCATGAAGGACGCGCGAGAGCGGGAGGCGAAGGACTATGAGAATGAGCTCGAGGCTCTGCGGCGCGCTATTGAGGTGCACCAGCGGGAGGAGCTTACTGGCGGTGAGGCGAAGGCAGAAGAAGCGGGGGACAGTGGTGTCGCGAGGAGGCCTTCGAGCAGCTCGGCACTACCGTCTGCCGTGGGCGGCCGCATTGTGTTCAAAAAAGGCAAGAAGTCTGGTGctgtggaagaggtgcggctgcggaggCAGGATGGCATCTGCATCGAGGCCAACGGCGATGACGCTGAGCCCTCCTCCCACAACTCCGAAGACGCGGATCTTGACGCTATCGTTGCTGTTTCGTCCGCTGAAGGGGGCGGAAAAATCTCGTCGGTGGTCGCGAGCGACCCTATCGGACACCTTAAGGCACACACCCCACAGACGGAGAAGACAAATAAATCCGCACCGTCAGCTCAGCGGACACCAGAGTTTGCTGGCGCCCGAAAGGACGCTCAGCTGGAGCGTGGCTTGCTAAAGAAGAAAGCAACGTCGACTCGCGTCACCATCCTACCCAGGAGGCGTGCGCGCCCTGATGACACCACAGCAACAGAGaaggtgacggtggcggctggGACGCTGGAGGACTCGACGAGCGTCcctgaggaggagctgcggctgaaCCAGGAGTATCTTATTTCCCGCGCCTTTGCCCACGACGATGTGGATGAGGACTTTGTCAAGGAAAAGGAGTCGCAAGTCGAGACAATCATGCGGCCGGAGGACACGAATCAGAGTCTCCCTGGGTGGGGCGAGTGGGGCGGCGAGGACCCGGAGCTGAATAAGCGTCACCAAGAGGCTGTGCTACATCAAATGACGCAGAGGCAGATCGAGAAATCGTTTCTGCTCAAGAGCCGCGCTGATGCCGCGCTGGAGCACGTCATTATCAACCATGACGGCGTCGAGCTGGTGCCAAATCGCATGACTCTTCACATGGTGCCGCGCCCCTTCTCCAATCCGCAAGAGTTCGTCCGCTCCATGCGTCAGCCGATGGGTCCCGAGTGGACGTCGGCGCTTTCATTCAAAGAGGGCGTGCAGCCACGCGTGGAGGTGCGTCAGGGACAgtcgcttctccctctcgacCTTTCTCTCCGAAAACCACTTACGAAGACAAAGCGCAGAAAGACCGAGGCGGGCTCCACCCGCATCGCCTAG
- a CDS encoding hypothetical protein (TriTrypDB/GeneDB-style sysID: LpmP.32.0180), translating to MDAYCRYVMAVEEGPVPPRALDTVPPSHCSGVARVRGTKKGALHSDKRTAALSAAPSLSPSPPAPASFKRFKCAKRMGVKRLTGASLDSALPAGGEIAPASSVQEHFSDALTTAMRQALPSLFADNVECLPHVERCVVRVIDTNDSNAQLGGGKTERKRVFKASPRNGGAVLVVEQDQLLNMERARVVLPRSDRCRDGVVCRVTPSSCGADAAMEEDAALAKFPTKDSDEEPPRRVRGTKRQTSGRIAAQAKEMNLAREAWTSSFYTTVNASEEIPLQDQVEVYPSAGVTVMEVNASASASPLLRRSNKAGGGNTVVASGGEFVVPTDRMALCSFADKRPAARKGNGHVARTQQPQRGNTRAARPTKAALPGAPCSEH from the coding sequence ATGGATGCGTACTGCCGCTATGTtatggcggtggaggagggacCTGTGCCACCCAGAGCGCTTGACACGGTTCCGCCGTCCCACTGCAGCGGTGTTGCGCGGGTCCGCGGGACGAAGAAAGGCGCACTGCATTCTGACAAGAGGACTGCGGCACTttccgcagcgccgtcgctctcgccgtcaccgccagcTCCCGCTTCTTTCAAGAGATTCAAGTGTGCGAAGCGTATGGGGGTGAAGCGCCTCACAGGGGCATCACTTGACTCAGCGTTGCCAGCGGGCGGCGAGATCGCTCCCGCATCTAGCGTGCAGGAGCATTTCTCCGACGCGctgacgacggcgatgcgACAGGCACTGCCGTCGTTGTTCGCCGACAATGTAGAGTGCCTCCCACACGTGGAGCGCTGCGTAGTGCGAGTGATTGACACAAATGACTCCAACGCCCAGCTCGGGGGTGGCAAGACGGAGAGGAAACGTGTTTTTAAAGCGTCACCCCGCAACGGTGGTGCCGTGCTGGTAGTGGAGCAGGATCAACTGCTGAACATGGAGCGGGCGCGCGTGGTACTCCCGCGCAGCGACCGTTGCAGGGATGGCGTGGTATGCCGCGTGACGCCGTCAagctgcggcgccgacgctgcgatggaggaggaTGCTGCACTTGCCAAGTTTCCCACGAAGGACAGCGATGAGGAGCCGCCGCGACGGGTCCGCGGGACGAAGCGACAAACCTCAGGAAGGATTGCAGCGCAAGCGAAGGAGATGAATCTTGCTCGTGAGGCGTGGACGTCGTCCTTCTACACGACAGTGAATGCATCCGAGGAGATACCGCTGCAGGACCAGGTAGAGGTCTACCCTTCGGCCGGGGTAACTGTGATGGAGGTCAACGCTTCggcttctgcttctcctttacTGCGCCGCTCCAACAAGGCTGGAGGCGGCAACACCGTGGTAGCCAGTGGAGGTGAGTTTGTAGTTCCGACAGACCGCATGGCGCTCTGCTCCTTTGCCGATAAGCGACCCGCAGCGCGCAAAGGCAACGGCCACGTTGCCCGCACCCAGCAGCCCCAGCGCGGTAATACGAGAGCGGCGCGGCCCACAAAGGCAGCCCTCCCTGGGGCACCGTGCAGCGAGCACTAA
- a CDS encoding hypothetical protein (TriTrypDB/GeneDB-style sysID: LpmP.32.0190) encodes MLSTTRFARCAATAASKKFSFSEKMQKLQADPEHPLRGPEYAFMRDRLAEYRKLQQAYAVKQTEVERARKAANMCGLEFTGKGARKTPSS; translated from the coding sequence ATGCTTAGCACGACCCGATTTGCCCGCTgtgccgccacagcggccAGTAAGAAGTTCTCCTTCAGCGAGAAGATGCAGAAACTACAGGCAGACCCCGAACACCCCCTTCGCGGTCCTGAGTACGCTTTCATGCGAGATCGTTTGGCAGAGTACAGGAAGCTGCAACAGGCGTACGCCGTGAAGCagacggaggtggagagggccCGGAAAGCAGCGAACATGTGTGGACTTGAGTTCACCGGCAAAGGTGCTCGCAAGACGCCATCCTCGTGA
- a CDS encoding U2 small nuclear ribonucleoprotein 40K, putative (TriTrypDB/GeneDB-style sysID: LpmP.32.0200), with protein MRLTIDLVRLAPQFTNTMLQREIDLRGLRISSLDEHVLVLLDNNFDVVNLSSNALTALEYFPTKTAPGSSGKDVRMSRVATLVAHRNEIQRVSVSSCVSALPNVVHFLADRNLLACVRDLYFLKEWKKLEVVSLEGNPVWEANSSNFNSEKLRAFLVFLCPKLKLINYQRVTRNDRERVQEAKDEFKRLVQSWEAPLKLSAATGLQSSSCADGKKMRKRGREGRAAAAAAAVSNAVTVGDEPGNGATSVTPAAADADEDDDAALQARLGQLEERLLSDDVTAEEITQLEEEMTEISERMTAARKRKRR; from the coding sequence ATGCGACTCACAATAGACTTGGTGCGTCTCGCACCGCAGTTTACGAACACGATGCTACAACGTGAGATCGACCTACGAGGATTGAGAATTTCCTCACTCGATGAGCacgtgctggtgctgctcgacaacAATTTCGATGTGGTGAACCTCTCCTCGAACGCCTTGACGGCGCTTGAGTACTTTCCTACGAAGACAGCtcccggcagcagcggcaaggaTGTAAGGATGAGCCGTGTCGCCACTCTCGTTGCCCATCGAAATGAAATTCAGCGGGTGAGTGTGTCGTCCTGCGTTTCTGCCTTGCCCAATGTAGTGCACTTCTTGGCCGATCGCAACCTCCTCGCCTGCGTGCGCGATCTCTACTTTCTTAAGGAGTGGAAAAAGCTGGAGGTGGTATCGCTTGAGGGCAACCCTGTGTGGGAggccaacagcagcaatTTCAATAGCGAAAAACTGCGGGCATTTCTTGTCTTCTTGTGCCCCAAGTTGAAGCTCATCAACTATCAGCGCGTTACACGGAATGACAGGGAGCGTGTTCAGGAGGCGAAGGACGAGTTCAAAAGGCTGGTGCAGTCGTGGGAAGCTCCCCTTAAACTCTCTGCAGCGACCGGGTTGCAGTCATCGTCTTGCGCAGACGGAAAGAAAATGCGCAAGCGCGGTCGCGAGGgtcgcgctgcggcggccgctgcggcagtcaGCAACGCTGTCACCGTCGGTGACGAACCTGGCAACGGCGCAACGAGCGTgacccctgctgctgctgatgcggacgaggatgacgatgCTGCGCTCCAGGCACGCCTAGGCCAGTTGGAGGAGCGCCTCCTATCTGACGATGTCACGGCGGAGGAAATtacgcagctggaggaggagatgacgGAGATATCCGAAAGAATGACCGCTGCGCGTAAGCGGAAGCGCCGTTAA
- a CDS encoding hypothetical protein (TriTrypDB/GeneDB-style sysID: LpmP.32.0210), whose translation MSASEVAGSTPTSKPRRSVANYTEPPKKNSYLVKLSRFYSTKIPMGIREFVIAGPLLLAALGIAYFTPSLIPAEQFTQGLTPHTQDMHEYTLEPIYDAHGGLRGYRRINTKRTSEECVGAKSAIS comes from the coding sequence ATGTCGGCTTCTGAGGTTGCGGGCTCGACCCCCACCTCCAAACCGCGGCGGAGCGTCGCCAACTACACGGAGCCGCCCAAGAAGAATTCGTACCTCGTAAAGCTCTCGCGCTTTTACAGTACAAAGATACCGATGGGTATTCGTGAGTTTGTCATCGCCGGTCCTCTGCTTCTTGCGGCACTTGGCATCGCCTacttcaccccctctctcattccAGCTGAGCAGTTCACGCAGGGGCTGACTCCGCACACGCAAGACATGCACGAATACACGCTAGAGCCCATCTACGATGCTCACGGTGGGCTGAGGGGCTACCGTCGCATCAACACCAAGAGGACCTCGGAGGAGTGTGTGGGCGCAAAGTCAGCCATCtcgtga